A single window of Archangium gephyra DNA harbors:
- a CDS encoding 2,3-dihydro-2,3-dihydroxybenzoate dehydrogenase codes for MGTTTRVALVTGAAQGIGAAVARALAGEASIAALDKREEGLSSLVEELRARGCRAAAFPADVSDSAAVEAAVERIERELGPIGILVNVAGVLRVGPAVSLSDEDWAATFAVNTHGVFHVSRAVARRMMPRQSGAIVTVGSNAAGVPRMQMAAYAASKAASTMFTKCLGLELAQHGIRCNVVSPGSTDTAMQRALWADEHGAQAMIAGSPETFRVGIPLRRIATPDDIAEAVAFLVSDRARHITLHDLCVDGGATLGA; via the coding sequence ATGGGAACAACCACCAGAGTGGCCCTGGTCACCGGGGCCGCGCAGGGCATTGGTGCGGCCGTGGCACGGGCGCTGGCCGGCGAGGCGTCGATCGCGGCGCTCGACAAGCGGGAGGAGGGACTGTCCTCGTTGGTCGAGGAGCTGCGCGCGCGCGGGTGCCGTGCCGCCGCCTTCCCGGCCGATGTGAGCGACAGCGCCGCGGTGGAAGCGGCCGTCGAGCGGATCGAGCGCGAGCTGGGGCCGATCGGCATCCTGGTCAACGTGGCCGGTGTGCTGCGGGTGGGCCCCGCCGTGTCGCTCAGCGATGAGGACTGGGCGGCCACCTTCGCGGTCAACACCCACGGTGTCTTCCATGTCTCTCGTGCCGTCGCCCGCCGCATGATGCCGCGCCAGTCGGGCGCCATCGTCACCGTCGGATCGAACGCCGCGGGCGTGCCTCGCATGCAGATGGCCGCCTACGCCGCGTCCAAGGCCGCCTCCACCATGTTCACCAAGTGCCTGGGGCTCGAGCTGGCCCAGCACGGCATCCGCTGCAACGTGGTGTCTCCCGGCTCCACCGACACGGCCATGCAGCGCGCTCTCTGGGCCGACGAGCACGGCGCCCAGGCGATGATCGCCGGCTCGCCCGAGACCTTCCGCGTGGGCATCCCGCTGCGCCGGATCGCCACCCCGGACGACATCGCCGAGGCGGTGGCGTTCCTCGTCTCGGACCGGGCCCGCCACATCACCCTGCACGATCTCTGTGTCGACGGGGGCGCGACGCTGGGCGCGTAG